Proteins co-encoded in one Aspergillus fumigatus Af293 chromosome 6, whole genome shotgun sequence genomic window:
- a CDS encoding mitochondrial 37S ribosomal protein uS9m, with protein sequence MAWQRPNCIVQAVQTVRAAQLQSILRTSTVTSGSLLQQRKGTRSYATEAQTTGGNALQVRAASEIDFSQLATRPARVIPASPAYFSGSPKFIDHLLNLERVCAKYASLPTVAPNEAPRMAWLKLAQFRDFVGEPVPTKKYKSLVKILQRLNRIEPALVPGEVRDTLKTFLRPGNPYGNKPAPATVDEMGRARGKGKRKTSSAVVYLVEGEGEVMVNGKTLVEAFPRLHDRESATWPLRCTSRLDKYNVWATVRGGGVTGQAEAITLALARALLVHEPALKPILRKAGVITVDARRVERKKPGHVKARKMPTWVKR encoded by the exons ATGGCGTGGCAGAGGCCTAATTGCATCGTTCAGGCAGTGCAGACGGTCCGAGCAGCTCAGTTGCAGTCCATCCTGCGAACCTCCACAGTCACTTCGGGGAGCTTATTACAACAGCGAAAGGGTACGCGAAGTTATGCAACTGAGGCCCAAACCACTGGTGGAAATGCTCTTCAGGTACGAGCAGCTTCTGAGATCGATTTCTCCCAACTCGCTACCCGGCCTGCTCGGGTCATTCCCGCATCCCCGGCCTACTTCTCCGGCAGTCCCAAGTTCATCGATCATTTATTGAATCTGGAACGTGTCTGCGCCAAATACGCATCGCTACCTACGGTGGCCCCGAACGAAGCACCTCGAATGGCATGGCTCAAACTTGCACAGTTCCGCGACTTTGTCGGCGAGCCCGTACCGACGAAGAAATACAAGAGCTTGgtcaagatcctgcagcGGCTCAATCGCATTGAGCCTGCTCTTGTCCCGGGGGAAGTCCGCGACACCTTGAAGACCTTCCTTCGGCCGGGTAACCCGTACGGAAATAAGCCGGCGCCGGCAACAGTGGACGAGATGGGCCGAGCTCGCGGCAAGGGAAAGCGCAAGACCTCTTCGGCGGTGGTTTACCTAGTCGAAGGAGAGGGTGAGGTCATGGTAAACGGCAAGACGCTGGTTGAAGCTTTTCCCCGTCTTCACGACCGCGAGAGCGCAACTTGGCCGCTGAGATGCACGTCGAGACTAGACAAATATAATGTTTGGGCTACTGTTCGAGGGGGTGGTGTCACTGGCCAGGCAGAGGCTATTACATTAGCCCTTGCACGGGCATTACTGGTCCATGAGCCGGCGCTAAAGCCGATTTTGCGAAAAG CTGGTGTCATTACCGTCGATGCTCGTCGCGTCGAGAGAAAGAAACCCGGTCACGTCAAGGCTCGCAAGATGCCAACCTGGGTCAAGAGATGA
- a CDS encoding putative translation elongation factor eEF-1 subunit gamma, protein MAYHVSYQTLLRSPTPSRDSHKISSIFFHQSPSGISFFFLFEHLLLSQPPPPSSFPFSPTSPHPHLTFTMAFGKLYGLPENGRTIAALVAAKCNDLELELVKTEANSAAAFNQSAEYQKLSPLGKIPAFEGANGFTLSESIAIAVYVTSQNEKTTLLGKTKQDYAAILRWLSFVNAEVLPKLGAWYRPLLGLDPYNKKNVEDAVKAANKALAVLEKHLTANTYLVGERITLADYFGASLLTRAFATVLDKAWRSENVAVTRWYNTIINQAPFKAVVPSPVFAEEAIKYTPPKKEEKPKAAPAPAKAAAPAAEPEAQPEKKPKHPLEALGKPEFVLDEWKRQYSNEDTRPVALPWFWQNYKPEEYSLYAVDYKYNNELKLTFMANNLIGGFHARLEASRKYLFGAQSVYGENYNCVIRGVFLVRGQDWKPAFEVAPDWESYDFRKLDPSNPEDKKLVEDMWAWDTSVTVDGKEYPHVDGHVFK, encoded by the exons ATGGCATATCACGTGAGCTACCAAACGTTACTCCGGTCGCCGACGCCGAGTCGTGATTCGCACAAAATTTCGTCGATCTTTTTCCACCAGAGCCCCTCAGGTATcagctttttttttttatttgagcatcttctcctttcccaaccccctcctccctcctcttttcctttctctcccaCATCTCCCCATCCACACCTCACGTTCACAATGGCTTTCGGAAAGCTTTACGGTCTTCCT GAGAACGGTCGTACCATCGCCGCCCTCGTCGCTGCCAAGTGCAATGACTTGGAGCTCGAGCTGGTTAAGACTGAGGCCAACTCTGCTGCTGCCTTCAACCAGTCTGCTGAGTACCAGAAGCTCAGCCCCCTCGGCAAGATCCCTGCTTTCGAGGGTGCCAATGGCTTCACTCTCTCCGAGTCCATCGCCATCGCTGTGTACG TGACCTCCCAGAACGAAAAGACTACTCTCCTGGGCAAGACCAAGCAGGACTACGCTGCCATCCTCCGCTGGCTCTCGTTCGTCAACGCTGAGGTCCTCCCCAAGCTCGGTGCCTGGTACCGCCCTCTGCTGGGCCTTGACCCCTACAACAAGAAGAACGTTGAAGATGCCGTCAAGGCTGCCAACAAGGCCCTCGCCGTCCTTGAGAAGCACCTCACTGCCAATACCTACCTGGTTGGTGAGCGCATCACCCTCGCCGATTACTTCGGTGCCTCTCTCCTCACCCGCGCTTTCGCTACCGTTTTGGACAAGGCTTGGCGCTCCGAGAACGTTGCCGTCACCAGATGGTacaacaccatcatcaaccaggcTCCTTTCAAGGCCGTCGTCCCCAGCCCTGTCTTCGCTGAGGAGGCTATCAAGTACACTCCtcccaagaaggaggagaagcccaaggctgctcctgctcctgccaaggctgctgctcctgctgctgagcccgAGGCCCAGcctgagaagaagcccaAGCACCCTCTTGAGGCTCTTGGTAAGCCCGAGTTTGTCCTTGATGAGTGGAAGCGTCAGTACTCCAACGAGGACACCCGCCCCGTTGCTCTGCCCTGGTTCTGGCAGAACTACAAGCCGGAAGAGTACTCTCTCTATGCTGTTGACTACAAGTACAACAACGAGCTCAAGCTCACCTTCATGGCTAACAACCTGATCG GTGGTTTCCACGCCCGTCTTGAGGCTTCCCGCAAGTACCTCTTCGGTGCTCAGTCCGTTTACGGCGAGAACTACAACTGCGTTATCCGCGGTGTCTTCCTTGTCCGTGGTCAGGATTGGAAGCCCGCCTTTGAGGTCGCCCCTGACTGGGAGAGCTACGACTTCCGCAAGCTCGACCCCTCCAACCCCGAGGACAAgaagctcgtcgaggacATGTGGGCCTGGGACACCTCCGTCACTGTCGATGGCAAGGAGTACCCCCACGTTGATGGTCACGTCTTCAAATAG
- a CDS encoding NIF domain protein produces the protein MIYRRWVYSFVRLASFVSSLPLSVTAAYRRMLRGGASEVLSHLKVPANSVLRPPPHISPSKKPQFQATGGSALKDLGMTRLKATRDGILQAGHHPQNDHGLRDPSQNSSKTWRPYQGRWDPNNPGWRSATAIPSRSDNAVSSGSRKNGTRRNARFFDRMSKGEPSPYTPHLSGSQQAQVPHIQLQQPFNAPSATPQLDPNVNSFPVLPMNSNTSDTSNNTTMQLPFLPLHVPHSQSAQSQILPNNLSFTPYGFPPMPDLNSPEKILPFMPSVAPFPPLNLSVFSPALAPPVFGGFPFCPFDPMYPTTVGPTGGSSQGPTLQPLLPIPPRDRRSKTPEPPVPTKEYLTQSLLAPKLNPSRQPLLVILDLNGTLIFRKHRRLPPSFAKRTGLDQFLDTLLKNYKVMIWSSSQPETVNAVCEKLFPGEKRKSLVAEWGRDKLNLSRSQYRSKVQVYKTLETVWSNQEIQASYPISHQNGRFKTKKKAAQGKSRWDQTNTVLIDDSKLKALSEPYNILEIPEFTNAPGIDESHIFPKVLECLDSLAQHDDVSKLLHLWNSKLATNITTNSTILDLDIGVIQSPQRQNGSSLITPSTPQEIAQARKERRRARKQEKKAARRAAAAIGNAPANVPTSAAVSAITAEGINDGVTAVDSTPATSGDDSAILTATAVPQSHTRHSPSPVSSVQSENYLLDRLEESLNVRRD, from the exons ATGATTTATAGGCGCTGGGTCTATTCATTCGTTAGGCTTGCTTCTTTTGTCTCATCTTTGCCGCTGTCGGTGACTGCTGCCTACCGCCGCATGCTCCGAGGCGGGGCTTCTGAG GTCCTGTCCCATCTCAAAGTGCCAGCCAATTCTGTTTTGAGGCCGCCACCGCATATCAGCCCTTCGAAGAAACCCCAATTCCAAGCTACCGGCGGCAGTGCTCTCAAAGATCTAGGCATGACACGATTAAAAGCTACTAGGGATGGTATACTTCAAGCAGGACATCATCCACAGAACGATCATGGTCTACGTGATCCAAGCCAGAATTCAAGCAAAACATGGAGGCCATATCAAGGTCGTTGGGATCCAAACAACCCCGGTTGGCGCTCCGCGACAGCGATTCCTTCCAGATCTGACAATGCTGTGTCGAGCGGTTCGCGGAAGAATGGTACACGACGTAATGCCAGATTCTTTGACAGAATGTCAAAAGGAGAACCGTCACCGTATACTCCACATCTGTCAGGCTCTCAACAGGCTCAAGTTCCGCACATACAACTACAGCAGCCCTTCAATGCGCCGTCTGCTACTCCGCAACTTGACCCTAATGTCAACTCGTTTCCCGTTTTGCCTATGAATTCAAATACATCAGACACTTCAAACAACACGACTATGCAGCTGCCGTTTCTCCCGTTACACGTACCACATTCACAATCGGCACAATCGCAGATTTTGCCCAATAACCTCTCGTTCACCCCTTACGGTTTTCCGCCAATGCCAGACTTGAATAGCCCCGAAAAGATACTGCCTTTCATGCCTTCAGTGGCCCCATTCCCTCCCCTAAACTTGAGTGTTTTCAGTCCAGCATTGGCACCACCAGTTTTCGGCGGATTTCCGTTCTGTCCCTTCGACCCGATGTACCCTACAACAGTTGGCCCTACTGGAGGCAGTTCTCAGGGCCCAACACTGCAACCGTTGCTCCCAATCCCTCCGCGTGATCGGCGGTCTAAAACCCCGGAGCCTCCTGTGCCGACTAAGGAATATCTGACGCAATCATTATTGGCCCCGAAACTAAATCCTAGCCGCCAGCCTCTACTAGTCATTCTTGACCTGAACGGCACTCTGATCTTTCGAAAGCATCGACGTCTCCCCCCTTCTTTCGCCAAAAGGACAGGCCTGGACCAGTTCTTGGACACTTTGTTGAAAAACTACAAAGTCATGATCTGGTCCAGTTCGCAACCAGAGACGGTAAACGCGGTTTGCGAGAAACTGTTTCCTGGAGAGAAAAGGAAGTCACTGGTAGCTGAGTGGGGCCGCGATAAGTTGAATCTTTCGAGATCTCAGTACAGGTCAAAGGTGCAGGTCTATAAGACCTTAGAGACAGTATGGAGCAATCAAGAGATTCAAGCCTCGTATCCCATCTCCCATCAGAACGGTCGGTTTAAAACGAAGAAAAAGGCGGCGCAGGGAAAATCGCGCTGGGACCAGACGAACACCGTCCTCATCGATGACAGCAAACTCAAAGCACTCAGCGAGCCCTACAACATCCTCGAAATCCCGGAGTTCACGAACGCTCCAGGTATCGACGAGTCTCACATATTCCCCAAAGTCCTTGAATGCCTTGACTCCCTAGCGCAGCACGACGATGTCAGCAAGTTGCTCCACCTCTGGAACTCGAAGCTCGCGACAAACATCACGACGAACAGCACAATTCTTGATCTTGACATCGGAGTAATACAGTCTCCACAGCGACAAAACGGAAGTTCTTTAATCACACCCTCAACACCCCAGGAAATAGCCCAGGCGCGCAAGGAACGTCGAAGAGCTCGCAAACaggagaagaaagcggcCCGACGGGCTGCGGCCGCTATCGGCAACGCACCTGCGAATGTACCTACTTCCGCTGCTGTTTCTGCCATAACAGCTGAAGGGATCAATGATGGGGTTACTGCGGTTGACAGCACCCCAGCAACATCAGGTGACGACAGTGCTATTTTGACAGCTACAGCTGTGCCGCAATCGCATACCAGGCATTCTCCGTCTCCCGTTTCCTCAGTGCAATCGGAAAACTACCTTCTCGATCGCCTAGAAGAGTCGTTGAATGTTCGCCGCGACTGA
- the rrp36 gene encoding putative pre-rRNA processing protein codes for MAVSDLLNRRVRALPDEDEELYSEASVSELESNDEEVEGSGSDISDDSSEGDYSSDSQDESDAMSHENEEEDDEDDENSDDGQDDVQASLSNISFGALAKAQASLGPTAKRKSKATQSKTDDGETPAASPLDDIRARIREAREQKREGSSKSKDLEKFSRSSKHAPMVQSSKHPVTRKRTIIEPPAALKSRDPRFDPAVRSQSGRSEASQSAYAFLDDYRAAELKEMKEKLAKTKDPRQKEALKRDIRSATDRLRTIENRRREKEVLAEHKKREKELIREGKKSTPYFLKKSELKKQALLKKYESMGSRQRVKALERRQKKLTAKERKEMPMERRGLGNDPTPYNDGGGGKRRRLA; via the exons ATGGCAGTCTCTGATCTTCTCAACCGGCGAGTACGAGCTCTAccagacgaggacgaagagcttTACTCGGAAGCATCTGTATCCGAGCTGGAGAGTAATGATGAAGAGGTTGAGGGATCAGGATCGGACATTAGCGATGACAGTTCAGAAGGGGACTACAGCTCTGAT TCCCAAGACGAGTCAGATGCCATGAGCCATGAaaacgaggaggaagatgacgaagacgacgaaaACAGCGACGACGGCCAAGACGACGTACAAGCGTCATTAAGCAACATCTCTTTTGGTGCCCTCGCCAAAGCGCAAGCCTCCTTGGGCCCCACAGCCAAGCGCAAATCCAAAGCCACCCAATCAAAAacagatgatggagaaacCCCAGCTGCCTCTCCATTAGACGACATTCGCGCACGCATCCGCGAAGCCCGAGAACAAAAACGAGAGGGATCCTCAAAGTCGAAAGACTTGGAGAAGTTTTCTCGCTCCTCCAAACACGCACCGATGGTGCAGTCATCCAAACACCCCGTTACCCGCAAGCGCACAATCATCGAGCCGCCGGCGGCCCTCAAATCGCGAGACCCGCGATTCGATCCCGCGGTACGCAGCCAAAGCGGGCGTAGTGAAGCTTCCCAAAGCGCCTACGCCTTTTTGGACGATTACCGCGCTGCGGAGCTCAAGGAAatgaaggagaagctcgCAAAGACCAAGGATCCACGACAAAAGGAAGCACTGAAGCGTGATATCCGATCGGCTACGGACCGTCTGCGCACAATTGAAAACAGAAGacgggagaaggaggtgTTAGCGGAGCACAAGAAACGAGAGAAGGAGCTCATCCGcgaaggaaagaagagtaCTCCCTACTTCCTCAAGAAGTCGGAACTCAAGAAGCAGGCGTTGCTTAAGAAGTATGAGAGCATGGGCTCTAGACAGCGTGTGAAGGCGCTAgaaagaaggcagaagaagttGACTGCtaaggagaggaaggaaatgCCTATGGAGCGACGCGGACTTGGAAATGATCCCACACCTTACAATGATGGTGGGGGTGGTAAACGCAGGCGCCTTGCGTAG
- a CDS encoding DNA-directed RNA polymerase core subunit RPC19, with protein sequence MPASVHSQDQDQSMMDTAPQELEQQQDYEQEEFELEEKRIVVLPGATETAASFQFEGEGHTLGNALRYAIMKNPEVEFCGYTIPHPSEAKMNLRIQTYDSTTAVEALEKGLEALMDLCDVVTDKFTSARDAFNAAQADKMTS encoded by the exons ATGCCAGCCTCTGTACACTCTCAAGACCAAGACCAGTCCATGATGGACACTGCTCCTCAGGAGCTagaacagcaacaggacTATGAACAGGAGGAATTTGAGCTTGAGGAAAAGCGTATTGTCGTG ctaCCGGGTGCCACCGAGACTGCAGCTTCGTTCCAGTTCGAAGGCGAGGGCCATACCCTGGGAAATGCGTTACGTTATGCCATCATGAAGAA CCCCGAAGTTGAATTTTGCGGATACACGATTCCGCATCCCTCGGAAGCTAAGATGAACTTGCGTATCCAGACCTACG ATTCCACAACTGCAGTTGAAGCCCTGGAGAAGggcttggaggctttgaTGGACCTCTGTGATGTCGTCACAGACAAATTCACATCGGCGCGGGATGCGTTCAATGCCGCCCAGGCTGATAAGATGACCTCGTGA